Genomic segment of Hyalangium ruber:
GCTCCTAGAGGGCTTCCAAACCTCGCCACGTCAGAAAGCGCTCCTCGACCGGATGGCAATGTTGGACGAAGAGCCAAATGCACGACAGCAACTCTGCAGAGCGCTCTTTGAAAAGGGCCCCAAGGCGTTCGAAACTGCGCTAATCGATGCACTACGTGAGCACGAGCGGCACTGCGAAGAGCTTGAAGCTAGGCAGTTTGCAAGCTCCGCCCGCAGCCAAACCGAGAAATACATCTTCATCGAAGGGCTGGCGCTACTGCGCATGGCCGAAGGCGCGGGAATCAGCACAGCAACGGAGTATAGGCTGATGCCTTCCCTAGCTCGCCGGAAGAGTTGAGGCCTCCACAATGCGACCAATACGCTGGGACATCTACGAGGAGCATCTGGAGGAAGCAGCCTTCCGCTGGAGCCAGCGAGAACGCGCGCTTGATTCTCCTGATGATGCGCTAGAGGAAGTCGCTGAGTTGGAAGCGCATATGTCCTCGCATCTGGACGCCTTGATACTGGGTGGCGAGCACGTGGCTCGGCAACTGCTGGAGCCAGGCATGAATGCGGACGATGCTGAGCGCGTCGTGGCTTCGACCCTCGCACTTCTCAGTGGGGAGAAGCCTCACGGACCGACAGCTGTACTCGCCATGCTTCGGCAAGCCAAGCCTCCTGTGCTCGCCCTCCTTCTACGCGCCCTAGAGTTAGCCGATCCCTTGATTATTGCCGCAGACCTTTCGTCTCTTTTGAAACAGGGCGATTCTGTCCCTGGGCTCCTCGCATTGGTCATTGAGACGCTGGGGACGCATGGCTTCGCCACGGCTGCGCTGTGCAAGCCCTTCCTCACGCATCCAGAGCCTCAGGTCGCCGCAGCTGCCCTGCACGCAACTAGTCGCATGCGCCTGCCACTGGACCCAAACGTGCTCCAGCGTGCGCTAGACTCGACCGAGTGGGTACTACGCGACGCTGCTATCGTGGCAGGCTTGATGAGCGCACACCGAAGCGCCTGGACAGCATGCAAAGCTGAGCTTGAGGCGCCCCGCCTTAACTGTCGGCTGCCCCTG
This window contains:
- a CDS encoding Imm49 family immunity protein; the encoded protein is MLAIAVLLAEADTANFFRHLAMSGEAHRQLLLEAREAGKAVRFATSGNFLPFCDAVVSGQEFLAREIANLSPGQWVPGEEYEEDFVYGRFLHFLLLEGFQTSPRQKALLDRMAMLDEEPNARQQLCRALFEKGPKAFETALIDALREHERHCEELEARQFASSARSQTEKYIFIEGLALLRMAEGAGISTATEYRLMPSLARRKS
- a CDS encoding TIGR02270 family protein, which produces MRPIRWDIYEEHLEEAAFRWSQRERALDSPDDALEEVAELEAHMSSHLDALILGGEHVARQLLEPGMNADDAERVVASTLALLSGEKPHGPTAVLAMLRQAKPPVLALLLRALELADPLIIAADLSSLLKQGDSVPGLLALVIETLGTHGFATAALCKPFLTHPEPQVAAAALHATSRMRLPLDPNVLQRALDSTEWVLRDAAIVAGLMSAHRSAWTACKAELEAPRLNCRLPLLLVAMGGTERDTERLIALLSNEELRPNVLWALGFTGSIIAAEACLTVMRNKPVAALAAEAFSAITGLRIEGNYAAERLDLEEEELTPLEQEDALPRPRVDAVTEWWQQVRPRMDARKRYLAGQPLTAQVLLDALARTPMRRRHALALALALRSRGTFQLPTRALVKRQIAIWQQARAITPSILSQSFAEGLHG